In Aphanothece sacrum FPU1, a single window of DNA contains:
- the uvrA gene encoding excinuclease ABC subunit UvrA — protein sequence MGELNSIRIRGARQHNLKNIDLDIPRDRLIVFTGVSGSGKSSLAFDTIFAEGQRRYVESLSAYARQFLGQLDKPDVDGIEGLSPAISIDQKSTSHNPRSTVGTVTEIYDYLRLLFGRAGEPHCPHCDRSISPQTIDQICDQIMELPERTKFQILAPVVRGKKGTHKQLLSGLASQGFVRVRINGEVTELSDKIVLEKNQQHNIEIVVDRLIKKEGVQERLTDSLITSLKHSEGLAIVNIITENDSERKENSEINLPSEIMFSENFACPEHGAVMEELSPRLFSFNSPYGACENCHGLGSLRRFSADLVIPDPSASLYAAIAPWSEKDNSYYLSLLYSLGQAYDFEIQTPWNKLTKEQQNVLLYGSEEKIWFEDDSRSDDSKGYYRTFKGILAILEKSYKESSSEIVKQKLEKYIVDQTCEVCNGKRLKPEALSVHLGQCKIYELTSVSIDKCLEKINKLELTNRQALIGELALREIKNRLQFLLDVGLNYLTLDRATMSLSGGEAQRIRLATQIGSGLTGVLYVLDEPSIGLHQRDNGRLLSTLKKLRDLGNTLIVVEHDEETIRAADYLVDIGPLAGVHGGQIVAQGSFETLLKAKNSLTADYLSGKKVIATPEKRRKGNGVILSLKNCQENNLRNISVDIPLGKLVCITGVSGSGKSTLVNDLLYPALQHHLTRQVPFPKNLGEIKGLNSIDKVIIIDQSPIGRTPRSNPATYTGIFDVIRELFTQTIEAKARGYKAGQFSFNVKGGRCENCSGQGVNVIEMNFLPDVYVQCDVCKGARYNRETLQVKYKNHSIADVLNMTVEEALHTFENIPRAVNRLQTLVDVGLGYIKLGQSAPTLSGGEAQRVKLASELSRRATGKTLYLIDEPTTGLSFYDVHHLLNVLQRLVDKGNSILVIEHNLDVIRCSDWIIDLGPEGGDKGGEIVTIGTPEEVAKNPKSYTGKYLKEVLKQYPIQKVEP from the coding sequence ATGGGTGAGTTGAACAGTATCCGCATTCGTGGTGCAAGACAGCACAATTTAAAGAATATTGATCTTGACATTCCGCGCGATCGCCTAATTGTTTTTACGGGGGTATCGGGGTCGGGAAAATCTTCCCTAGCTTTTGATACTATTTTTGCGGAAGGACAACGACGTTATGTGGAGTCTTTGAGTGCGTATGCGAGACAATTTTTAGGTCAGTTAGATAAACCGGATGTGGATGGTATTGAAGGGTTAAGTCCGGCCATTTCTATTGACCAAAAATCGACTTCTCATAACCCTCGGTCTACGGTGGGTACAGTAACAGAAATTTATGATTATTTGCGGTTATTATTTGGACGGGCCGGAGAACCCCATTGTCCTCATTGCGATCGCTCAATTTCTCCTCAAACTATTGATCAAATATGTGATCAAATTATGGAACTTCCTGAACGTACTAAATTTCAAATTTTAGCCCCAGTGGTTCGAGGAAAAAAAGGAACCCATAAACAATTATTATCCGGTTTAGCTTCTCAAGGGTTTGTACGGGTACGAATTAATGGGGAAGTGACAGAACTTTCGGATAAGATTGTATTAGAAAAAAATCAGCAACATAATATTGAAATTGTTGTTGATCGCTTAATCAAAAAAGAGGGAGTTCAAGAAAGATTAACGGATTCATTAATTACTTCTTTAAAGCATTCTGAAGGCTTGGCTATTGTTAATATTATAACAGAAAATGACTCAGAGAGAAAAGAAAATTCTGAGATAAATTTACCGTCAGAAATAATGTTTTCTGAAAATTTTGCTTGTCCTGAACATGGGGCAGTGATGGAAGAATTATCACCTCGTTTATTTTCTTTTAATTCTCCTTATGGTGCTTGTGAAAATTGTCATGGATTAGGAAGTTTACGGCGTTTTTCTGCTGACTTAGTAATTCCTGATCCGAGTGCATCTCTTTATGCTGCGATCGCCCCTTGGTCAGAAAAAGATAATTCCTATTATTTATCTTTATTGTATAGTTTGGGTCAAGCTTATGATTTTGAGATCCAAACTCCTTGGAATAAATTGACCAAAGAACAACAAAATGTTTTATTGTATGGTAGTGAAGAAAAAATTTGGTTTGAGGATGATTCTCGTTCCGATGATAGTAAGGGTTATTACCGTACTTTTAAAGGAATTTTAGCGATACTAGAGAAAAGTTATAAAGAGAGCAGTTCAGAAATAGTTAAACAAAAATTAGAAAAATATATTGTTGATCAAACTTGTGAAGTATGTAACGGAAAGAGATTAAAACCAGAAGCATTATCCGTTCATTTAGGACAGTGTAAAATTTATGAATTAACAAGTGTTTCTATTGATAAATGTTTAGAAAAAATCAATAAATTAGAATTAACAAATAGACAAGCTTTAATTGGTGAATTAGCATTAAGAGAAATCAAAAATCGCTTACAATTCTTATTAGATGTGGGATTAAATTATTTAACTTTAGATAGAGCAACAATGAGTTTATCAGGAGGAGAAGCACAACGAATTAGGTTAGCGACCCAGATTGGATCAGGATTAACAGGAGTTTTATATGTTTTAGATGAACCTAGTATTGGATTACATCAAAGAGATAACGGACGATTATTATCTACTTTAAAAAAGCTCAGAGATTTAGGTAATACTTTAATTGTAGTAGAACATGATGAAGAAACAATTCGCGCGGCTGATTATTTAGTAGATATTGGCCCATTAGCGGGAGTTCATGGGGGACAAATTGTTGCTCAAGGAAGTTTTGAGACATTACTTAAAGCAAAAAATTCTTTAACTGCTGATTATTTATCCGGCAAAAAAGTTATTGCAACCCCTGAAAAAAGACGGAAAGGAAATGGGGTAATTTTGTCTCTGAAAAATTGTCAAGAAAATAACTTAAGAAATATTAGTGTTGATATTCCTTTAGGTAAATTAGTCTGTATTACAGGAGTATCAGGTTCAGGAAAATCTACCCTAGTTAATGACTTATTATATCCGGCCTTACAACATCATTTAACTAGACAAGTTCCCTTTCCTAAAAATCTAGGAGAAATTAAAGGACTTAATTCTATTGATAAAGTCATTATTATTGATCAATCTCCCATTGGTAGAACTCCTCGCTCAAATCCTGCAACGTATACAGGTATTTTTGATGTTATTAGAGAATTATTTACTCAAACCATTGAAGCGAAAGCTAGAGGGTATAAAGCGGGTCAATTTTCTTTTAATGTTAAAGGGGGAAGATGTGAAAATTGTAGCGGACAAGGGGTTAATGTTATTGAGATGAATTTTTTACCTGATGTTTACGTTCAATGTGATGTTTGTAAGGGAGCAAGATATAATAGAGAAACCCTGCAAGTAAAATATAAAAATCATTCTATTGCTGATGTTTTAAATATGACAGTAGAAGAAGCATTACATACTTTTGAGAATATTCCGAGGGCAGTGAATCGCTTACAAACTTTAGTAGATGTTGGATTAGGTTATATTAAATTAGGTCAGTCTGCACCTACTTTATCTGGAGGAGAAGCACAACGGGTAAAATTAGCGTCAGAATTATCTCGTCGAGCCACAGGAAAGACGTTATATTTAATAGATGAACCAACAACAGGATTATCATTTTATGATGTTCATCACTTATTAAATGTGTTACAAAGATTAGTAGATAAAGGTAATTCTATTTTAGTGATTGAACACAATTTAGATGTGATTCGTTGTTCAGATTGGATTATCGATTTAGGGCCAGAAGGAGGGGATAAAGGAGGCGAAATTGTAACTATTGGAACTCCTGAAGAAGTGGCTAAAAATCCTAAATCTTATACAGGAAAATATTTGAAAGAGGTGTTAAAACAATACCCCATTCAAAAGGTAGAACCGTAA
- a CDS encoding SDR family oxidoreductase, producing MKALVAGATGETGRRIVQELVKRQIPVRALVRNLETGQAILPSEAELVVGDVLNLESLRNALADCTVVLCATGARPSFDPTGPYQVDYQGTKNLVDIAKTQEIEQFVLVSSLCVSQFFHPLNLFWLVLYWKKQAETYLQNSGISYTVVRPGGLKNEDNSDQIVMSSADTLFEGSIPRQKVAQVCVKSLFDHDFLNKVVEIVSKKTD from the coding sequence ATGAAAGCATTAGTAGCAGGAGCAACCGGAGAAACAGGACGCAGAATTGTCCAAGAGTTGGTTAAACGTCAGATCCCTGTACGGGCCTTAGTTAGAAATCTCGAAACAGGACAGGCAATTTTACCATCAGAAGCAGAGTTAGTGGTAGGGGATGTTCTGAACCTGGAAAGTTTAAGGAACGCCTTGGCTGACTGTACTGTCGTACTTTGTGCCACAGGAGCAAGGCCTAGTTTTGATCCAACGGGCCCTTATCAAGTAGATTATCAAGGGACTAAAAATCTGGTTGACATAGCTAAAACCCAAGAAATTGAGCAGTTTGTCTTGGTTTCTTCTTTGTGTGTCTCCCAATTTTTTCATCCCTTGAACCTCTTTTGGTTAGTTTTGTATTGGAAAAAACAGGCTGAAACCTATCTCCAAAACAGTGGAATCAGTTATACGGTTGTTCGTCCTGGTGGTCTTAAAAACGAAGATAACTCAGATCAAATTGTAATGTCATCCGCAGATACTCTGTTTGAGGGGAGTATCCCTAGACAAAAGGTCGCTCAAGTTTGCGTAAAATCTCTATTTGATCACGATTTTCTTAACAAAGTGGTAGAAATTGTTAGCAAAAAAACAGATTAG
- a CDS encoding GAF domain-containing sensor histidine kinase yields the protein MPNLKKSNELQQGIINIIQNYSDTEAMLQEISSFLGQIFLIDLCLIITGFNDLNLLKWVCWTPEKFIKLPTKTLSELIEQPGIKKVIETSKVTEIANLNKSSNHPIYLTLEQLHFRELLGISTQFDGKVNGIILLGKTHAHEWTHQDKSLLKIASNLVAIAGHLSQLKISGQPSLNEKETPINFSSTDIPHLLEEIPILKVWWEATRNQLERQLQWNKQLVHNIITIMSDQTRNPLAIIKMGITTLRHRQLSPEDLEKRLDIMEKELQKLSNINDKILQLKTVKSQKTSLFPTLVNLETLIKEIVLPHEKNWQEDQRQCLNLEVNLTQNTPIDQQQIYIDIEHFKKILNELLINAGKFSLPNSIVCLEFGENKRHNQSEIIMSITNVSRCISKKNISYLFNPFYREQWVIDNAIPGIGLGLTIIKDLVELLNGKIETVCQPTDNPEHCIIIFKLTIPQS from the coding sequence ATGCCTAATCTTAAAAAGTCCAATGAATTACAACAAGGCATAATTAATATTATTCAAAATTACTCTGATACAGAAGCAATGCTTCAAGAAATTTCGAGTTTTTTGGGTCAGATTTTTTTGATAGATCTTTGTTTAATTATTACAGGATTTAATGATTTAAACTTGCTAAAATGGGTCTGTTGGACACCAGAAAAATTTATAAAATTGCCAACTAAAACCCTATCAGAATTAATTGAGCAGCCAGGAATCAAGAAAGTCATAGAAACCTCAAAAGTGACGGAAATTGCTAATCTTAATAAATCCAGTAATCACCCTATTTATCTGACTTTAGAGCAACTGCATTTTCGAGAATTATTAGGAATTAGCACCCAATTTGATGGGAAAGTCAATGGAATTATTTTATTAGGCAAAACTCATGCTCATGAATGGACACATCAAGATAAAAGCTTGTTAAAAATAGCCAGTAACTTAGTAGCGATCGCCGGTCATTTGAGTCAATTAAAAATATCAGGTCAGCCGTCTTTAAATGAAAAAGAAACCCCAATCAATTTTTCTTCTACAGATATTCCCCATTTATTAGAAGAAATTCCTATACTTAAAGTATGGTGGGAAGCGACCCGAAATCAACTAGAAAGACAATTACAATGGAATAAACAGCTTGTCCATAATATTATCACGATTATGAGCGATCAAACTCGTAATCCTCTAGCCATTATTAAAATGGGAATTACCACTTTACGTCATAGACAATTATCTCCCGAAGACTTAGAAAAACGGTTAGATATTATGGAGAAAGAATTACAGAAACTTAGTAATATTAATGACAAAATTCTGCAACTAAAAACGGTTAAATCTCAAAAAACAAGTTTGTTTCCTACTTTAGTTAACCTAGAGACATTAATCAAGGAAATTGTTCTTCCCCATGAAAAAAATTGGCAAGAAGATCAACGTCAATGTTTAAATCTAGAAGTTAATTTGACTCAAAATACTCCCATCGATCAACAACAGATTTATATAGACATTGAGCATTTTAAGAAAATTTTAAACGAACTGTTAATTAATGCCGGTAAATTTTCCTTACCTAATTCAATAGTTTGTTTAGAATTTGGAGAAAATAAAAGACATAATCAAAGTGAAATAATTATGAGTATTACTAATGTAAGTAGATGTATTTCAAAAAAAAATATATCCTATCTTTTTAACCCTTTTTATCGAGAACAATGGGTAATTGATAATGCAATTCCAGGAATAGGTTTAGGGTTAACTATCATTAAAGATCTCGTGGAACTATTAAATGGTAAGATTGAGACAGTCTGTCAACCCACAGATAACCCAGAACACTGTATAATTATTTTTAAACTTACTATTCCCCAGTCCTGA
- a CDS encoding ABC1 kinase family protein: protein MLTKSASPKSLRWQRSNYSPLARQWEISSVTLQFIFRLLWDKILHNHSPRQRHRQAKWLVKKLLQLGPTFIKIGQSLSTRADLIPLEYIQELSQLQDQVPPFSSDQAIAVLESELGKPVYDLFQEFESTPLAAASLGQVHRAKLYSGEAVVVKIQRPGLEKIFNLDFEVINRLLRLSSHYISALKKYDLDAIHEEFFELLFQEIDYIHEGKNADRFRVNFKGYSQIRVPKIYWHYTTKKVLTLEYLPGVKVDDRAALEANGINLDRVIQLGICSYLKQLLIDGFFQSDPHPGNMAVGQGGELIFYDFGTMAEVKTFAKDQMIQTFFAVLRKDTDQVVETLVYMGLIEPLNDLSSVKRIIAFILDNFRDKPIDIKAFEQISDEVYLMFKEQPFRLPPQMTFILKSLTTLDGIARALDPQYNLLAASQPFVKSLALSNSQGNVLITLAKQAKILLKNTWQKSQTNDRLIKNIEAKIERGELQFRTRSLESERILNRINLGIKSLIYACLTGFSLLSASILMTTVYLKIAIIGFSLSGLFCLFLLRSLIKLMMQEKLDKLVTK, encoded by the coding sequence ATGCTAACAAAAAGTGCATCGCCTAAATCGCTGCGCTGGCAACGTTCTAACTATTCTCCTTTAGCTCGTCAATGGGAAATTTCTAGCGTTACCCTTCAATTTATTTTTCGCTTACTATGGGATAAAATACTCCACAATCATTCACCCCGTCAACGACATCGACAAGCCAAATGGTTAGTCAAAAAACTATTACAATTAGGGCCAACCTTTATTAAAATTGGCCAGTCTCTTTCTACCCGCGCTGATCTAATTCCTTTAGAGTATATTCAAGAATTAAGTCAACTACAAGATCAGGTTCCTCCTTTTAGTTCTGATCAAGCGATCGCCGTGTTAGAATCAGAATTAGGAAAACCCGTTTACGACTTATTTCAAGAGTTTGAATCAACCCCTTTAGCAGCGGCCAGTTTAGGTCAAGTCCATCGTGCTAAATTATATAGTGGAGAAGCAGTTGTTGTTAAGATACAAAGACCAGGACTAGAGAAAATTTTTAACTTAGATTTTGAAGTTATTAATCGATTACTTCGCTTAAGCAGTCATTATATATCAGCCTTAAAAAAATATGATTTAGATGCTATTCACGAAGAATTTTTTGAATTATTATTTCAAGAAATTGATTATATACATGAAGGTAAAAATGCCGATAGATTTAGAGTTAATTTTAAAGGCTATTCTCAAATTAGAGTCCCTAAAATTTACTGGCATTATACAACTAAAAAAGTTTTAACCTTAGAATATTTACCAGGGGTTAAAGTTGATGATCGGGCCGCATTAGAAGCGAATGGAATTAACTTAGATCGGGTTATACAACTGGGAATTTGTTCTTATTTGAAACAATTATTAATAGACGGATTTTTTCAATCTGATCCCCATCCTGGTAATATGGCCGTTGGTCAAGGAGGAGAATTAATTTTTTATGATTTTGGTACTATGGCCGAAGTCAAAACCTTTGCTAAAGATCAAATGATTCAAACCTTTTTTGCTGTTTTAAGAAAAGATACGGATCAAGTTGTGGAAACCTTGGTTTATATGGGATTAATTGAACCTTTAAATGATCTGAGTTCAGTGAAAAGAATTATTGCTTTTATCTTAGATAATTTTCGTGATAAACCGATAGATATTAAAGCATTTGAACAAATTAGTGATGAAGTTTATTTAATGTTTAAAGAACAACCTTTTAGGTTGCCACCACAAATGACCTTCATTCTCAAATCTTTAACCACTTTAGATGGCATTGCTCGTGCCTTAGATCCTCAATATAATTTATTAGCAGCTAGTCAACCTTTTGTCAAGAGTTTAGCTCTTAGTAATTCTCAAGGAAATGTGCTAATTACCTTGGCAAAACAAGCAAAAATTCTACTTAAAAATACGTGGCAAAAATCCCAAACAAATGATAGATTAATTAAAAATATAGAAGCAAAAATTGAACGAGGAGAATTACAGTTTCGCACTCGTTCATTAGAAAGTGAAAGAATATTAAATCGGATAAATTTAGGCATTAAAAGTTTAATTTATGCTTGTTTAACCGGATTTAGTTTACTTTCTGCTTCAATTTTAATGACAACAGTATATCTAAAAATTGCTATTATTGGATTTAGTTTATCTGGTTTATTTTGCTTGTTCTTATTACGATCATTAATCAAACTAATGATGCAAGAGAAATTAGATAAATTAGTAACCAAATAA
- the crtH gene encoding carotenoid isomerase produces MSGTLTAIASKNTVNPPKYDVIVIGSGIGGLVTATQLAAKGAKVLVLEKYLIPGGSAGYFDREGYRFDVGASMIFGFGTQGTTNLLTRALEAVNVSIETLEDPVQIHYHLPNGLELKVHRDYEKFLQELIKYFPQEKEGIRRFYDECWRVFNCLNVMELLSLEELGYLTRVFFQHPLACLGLVKYLPQNAGDIARRYISDPQLLKFIDMECYCWSVVPADKTPMINAGMVFSDRHYGGINYPKGGVGQIAQKLVEGLEKVGGEIQYKARVTKIVKENNQAIGVELANGQKYYAKRIVSNATRWDTFEKLLPTSDIPNKEKRWQQRYQKSPSFLSLHLGVKADVLPPGTDCHHILLENWDKMEDEQGTIFVSIPTLLDSDLAPPNHHIIHTFTPSWMEQWDKLSPQEYQEQKEEAASHLIHRLEKIFPGLADALDYQEVGTPRTHRRFLGRDEGTYGPIPRRKLPGLLGMPFNSTSIKGLYCVGDSTFPGQGLNAVAFSGFACSHRIAVDLGL; encoded by the coding sequence ATGAGTGGGACATTAACCGCGATCGCCTCTAAAAACACCGTCAACCCCCCAAAATATGATGTTATCGTCATTGGTTCAGGAATAGGGGGGTTAGTTACTGCCACTCAACTTGCGGCAAAAGGGGCCAAAGTATTAGTCTTAGAAAAATATCTAATTCCGGGAGGAAGTGCCGGATATTTTGATCGAGAAGGTTATCGGTTTGATGTGGGTGCATCCATGATTTTTGGCTTTGGAACCCAAGGCACAACTAACTTATTAACCCGTGCTTTAGAAGCGGTCAATGTTAGCATAGAAACCCTCGAAGATCCGGTACAAATTCATTATCATTTACCTAATGGATTAGAACTCAAAGTTCACAGAGATTATGAAAAATTTCTGCAAGAATTAATCAAGTATTTTCCTCAAGAAAAAGAAGGAATTCGTCGCTTTTATGATGAATGTTGGCGAGTTTTTAACTGTCTTAATGTGATGGAACTCCTTTCTTTAGAAGAACTTGGATATTTAACAAGAGTATTTTTCCAACATCCTTTAGCCTGTTTAGGGTTAGTCAAATACTTACCCCAAAATGCCGGAGATATTGCGCGACGTTATATTAGTGATCCGCAACTTTTAAAATTCATTGATATGGAATGTTATTGTTGGTCAGTAGTGCCAGCAGATAAAACACCAATGATTAACGCAGGTATGGTTTTTTCAGATAGACATTATGGCGGGATTAACTATCCAAAAGGAGGAGTAGGACAAATTGCACAAAAATTAGTTGAAGGGTTAGAAAAAGTAGGAGGAGAAATTCAATATAAAGCCAGAGTTACTAAAATTGTAAAAGAAAATAATCAAGCCATTGGAGTTGAATTAGCTAACGGTCAAAAATACTATGCTAAACGCATAGTTTCTAATGCCACTCGTTGGGATACCTTTGAAAAATTATTACCCACCTCAGATATCCCAAATAAAGAGAAAAGATGGCAACAGAGGTATCAAAAATCTCCTAGTTTTTTAAGCTTACATTTAGGGGTTAAAGCTGATGTATTACCACCAGGAACAGACTGTCATCACATTCTTTTAGAAAATTGGGATAAGATGGAAGATGAACAGGGGACAATTTTTGTTTCAATTCCTACCCTACTTGATTCTGATTTAGCACCCCCAAATCATCATATTATTCATACCTTTACCCCAAGTTGGATGGAACAATGGGACAAACTTTCACCCCAAGAATATCAAGAACAAAAAGAGGAAGCAGCAAGTCATTTAATTCATCGTTTAGAGAAGATTTTTCCGGGGTTAGCTGACGCATTAGACTATCAAGAAGTAGGAACCCCTCGTACTCATCGACGCTTTTTAGGACGAGATGAAGGAACTTATGGCCCCATACCTCGTCGAAAATTACCTGGGTTATTAGGAATGCCTTTTAACAGTACCTCCATCAAGGGACTTTATTGTGTAGGGGATAGTACCTTTCCGGGTCAAGGGTTAAATGCCGTCGCCTTTTCTGGGTTCGCTTGTAGTCATCGTATTGCCGTTGACTTAGGATTATGA
- a CDS encoding DUF1997 domain-containing protein, with the protein MQCQWINNHPTDLSKINHTINPQLSQTNEENPVHFQTKFAGYMEMYSDVQSVGHYLNAHQGWFCHCAAPMKTKSLDNNGYVLTIGQFASFGYEVEPKLAVVLEQPKDGVYKMYSIPLPDEPSLGYEVDYQAVMRLTEIPTNLAGDGLVKAYRKQGLSQVPDVITRVEWQLEMDVAVQFPKFIYKLPLSLIQTTGDRLLSQIVRQISPGLTYKVQQDFHDKQSLPLPPKSSRHLERLGELQEKSA; encoded by the coding sequence ATGCAATGCCAATGGATTAACAATCATCCGACTGATTTATCTAAGATAAACCACACCATCAATCCTCAACTGTCTCAAACTAATGAGGAAAACCCTGTTCACTTTCAGACGAAATTTGCAGGTTATATGGAGATGTATAGCGACGTTCAAAGCGTTGGTCATTATCTTAATGCTCATCAGGGGTGGTTTTGTCATTGTGCAGCACCAATGAAAACAAAAAGCCTTGATAATAATGGTTATGTGTTGACTATTGGGCAATTTGCTTCGTTTGGATATGAAGTAGAACCTAAATTAGCGGTAGTTTTGGAACAACCTAAAGATGGGGTTTATAAGATGTACAGTATTCCTCTTCCTGATGAACCCAGTTTAGGGTATGAAGTAGATTATCAAGCGGTAATGAGATTAACTGAAATTCCCACTAATTTAGCTGGAGATGGTTTAGTTAAAGCTTATCGAAAACAGGGATTATCTCAAGTACCTGATGTCATTACTAGAGTTGAGTGGCAATTAGAAATGGATGTGGCGGTACAATTTCCTAAGTTTATTTATAAATTACCTTTATCTCTGATTCAAACCACAGGCGATCGTCTTTTAAGTCAAATTGTTCGTCAAATTTCTCCCGGTCTGACTTATAAAGTTCAACAAGACTTTCATGATAAACAAAGTCTTCCTTTACCACCTAAAAGTAGTCGTCATCTTGAGAGATTAGGAGAATTACAAGAAAAATCTGCTTAA